One Candidatus Binatia bacterium genomic window carries:
- a CDS encoding long-chain-fatty-acid--CoA ligase has product MNTANFLGIPAGLFPEQEAVRFQGRAWSYGELWEEARRLASGLRGVGVQPGQCVAVLDTNSDRYVTAYYATAAVGGVFLPLNYRAKPPELEFMIASAGVRVLFVGDRYVPTLQELLARLPERPLVVAVGTDNTVGRRYEELLADPPLEEAVEVDDEETAILMYTSGTTAQPKAVLLTHGDFSQYVTSNVELADGTPRGTALVCVPLYHIAGATNIMTNVWTGRRMVLLPQFEAGAWLETVERERVTHAFVVPTMLKQILDHPDFPHRDLSSLEVLSYGGAPMPFPVIRRAIEVFPRSLGFVNAFGQTETTSTLTVLGPEDHRLTGSPEQDEIKLRRLRSIGRPLPDVELIVVDEEGRELPRGEVGEIWVRTPRVMKGYRTASGVESPLQRDGWLPTRDMGWIDEDGYVFLAGRKDDMIIRGGENIAPAEVESTLFSHPAVEDVAVIGVPDVEWGQRVAAFVVRRPGSEATAEELIEFCRQRLASFKKPDFVYFVSELPKNPLGKVLRRDLRERWERGEFVHSGD; this is encoded by the coding sequence GTGAATACAGCAAATTTCTTGGGCATTCCGGCGGGCTTGTTTCCGGAGCAGGAAGCGGTGCGCTTTCAAGGCCGCGCTTGGTCGTACGGGGAGCTCTGGGAGGAAGCGCGCCGATTGGCGAGCGGGTTGCGAGGAGTCGGGGTGCAGCCCGGACAATGCGTTGCCGTGCTGGACACGAACTCCGATCGGTACGTGACCGCGTATTATGCCACGGCCGCTGTAGGCGGAGTGTTTCTCCCGCTCAACTACCGCGCCAAACCGCCGGAGCTCGAGTTCATGATTGCTAGTGCGGGCGTGCGCGTGTTGTTCGTGGGGGACCGTTACGTGCCCACGCTGCAGGAACTGCTCGCTCGCCTGCCTGAGCGCCCGCTCGTGGTTGCTGTCGGTACCGACAATACCGTGGGAAGGCGCTACGAAGAGCTGCTCGCAGATCCGCCCCTGGAGGAAGCGGTGGAGGTCGACGACGAAGAGACCGCCATTCTGATGTACACCAGCGGCACGACGGCGCAGCCCAAAGCTGTGCTCCTGACCCACGGCGACTTCAGCCAATATGTGACGAGCAACGTCGAGCTTGCGGACGGCACGCCGCGCGGCACTGCGCTGGTGTGCGTGCCGCTCTATCACATCGCGGGCGCAACCAACATCATGACGAACGTTTGGACCGGCCGGCGCATGGTGTTGCTGCCGCAATTCGAGGCCGGCGCTTGGCTCGAAACCGTAGAGCGCGAGCGTGTGACTCACGCGTTCGTGGTCCCGACAATGCTCAAGCAAATCCTCGATCATCCGGACTTCCCTCACCGCGACCTATCGAGCCTGGAAGTGCTCTCGTACGGAGGTGCGCCGATGCCCTTCCCGGTGATCCGGCGAGCCATCGAGGTGTTTCCCCGCTCGCTGGGCTTCGTCAATGCCTTTGGCCAAACGGAGACCACTTCGACGCTGACCGTGCTGGGCCCGGAAGACCACCGGTTGACGGGCTCACCCGAGCAAGACGAGATCAAACTCCGCCGCTTGCGTTCGATCGGCCGCCCGCTGCCCGACGTGGAGCTCATCGTTGTCGATGAAGAAGGCCGAGAGCTACCGCGCGGTGAGGTGGGGGAAATTTGGGTGCGCACGCCGCGAGTGATGAAGGGATACCGTACGGCAAGCGGCGTGGAGTCGCCCCTGCAACGCGACGGTTGGTTGCCAACGCGCGACATGGGCTGGATTGACGAAGACGGGTACGTGTTCCTCGCCGGTCGCAAGGACGACATGATCATTCGCGGCGGGGAGAACATCGCGCCGGCGGAAGTCGAAAGCACGTTGTTCTCCCACCCCGCGGTTGAGGACGTCGCCGTGATTGGTGTGCCCGACGTCGAGTGGGGGCAGCGGGTCGCCGCCTTTGTCGTGCGGCGCCCGGGCAGTGAGGCGACCGCCGAAGAGCTCATCGAG